Proteins encoded by one window of Rhodamnia argentea isolate NSW1041297 chromosome 6, ASM2092103v1, whole genome shotgun sequence:
- the LOC115748482 gene encoding uncharacterized protein LOC115748482 encodes MSNNVVGNEAFVQHVDGLDYDYLVDEGDYVDIEGDELMGEIDSETKDTDLVDAQFLTDDDDRDNEDLVIAETSYQTDYKETDGDETLGSDDGPGDGEPTRRRSRYPRYDPNCVVPVFATSMMFDGGRQFKDAVKKHSVVERREIKFIKNEKKFVRAKCVDENCPWKISASFDVRTGSFHVKTYNEEHIYNISFNNKRVTSSWLAEHYLSIIRAMPTIKTIAFKELIKEQLGLNVSIDQCNKAKLLAFKVLMGNYRKEYSKLWDYAKELRETNPGSTLTLKVEKPDMHSKALFERMYICFAACKKGFLDGCRKVMGLDGCFLKGICKGEILCAIGRDANDQMFPIAWAVVRIERGDTWTWFLTSLMYDLNITDTNGQG; translated from the exons ATGAGCAACAATGTGGTAG GTAATGAGGCATTTGTTCAGCATGTGGATGGTTTAGACTATGATTACTTAGTAGATGAGGGAGATTATGTTGACATAGAGGGTGATGAACTTATGGGTGAAATCGATTCAGAAACTAAAGACACAGACCTAGTCGATGCACAATTCTtgactgatgatgatgatagggATAATGAGGACCTT GTTATTGCCGAAACTAGTTACCAAACAGACTACAAAGAAACCGATGGAGATGAGACTTTGGGATCCGATGATGGGCCAGGAGATGGCGAACCAACAAGAAGGAGAAGTAGGTATCCAAGGTATGATCCTAATTGTGTAGTGCCTGTATTTGCTACATCTATGATGTTTGATGGTGGTAGACAATTCAAAGATGCAGTGAAAAAGCATTCGGTGGTTGAACGTAGAgagataaaatttatcaagaaTGAAAAGAAGTTTGTTAGAGCGAAATGTGTTGATGAAAATTGTCCTTGGAAGATTTCTGCATCTTTTGATGTTAGAACTGGATCATTCCACGTGAAGACCTACAACGAAGAACACATTTATAACATTAGTTTCAATAATAAGAGGGTCACAAGTTCTTGGTTGGCGGAGCACTATCTTAGTATAATTAGAGCAATGCCAACTATAAAAACCATTGCTTTCAAGGAGCTTATCAAGGAGCAATTGGGCTTGAATGTAAGTATAGATCAATGTAACAAAGCAAAGCTACTTGCCTTTAAAGTTTTGATGGGAAACTATAGGAAGGAATATTCAAAGTTATGGGATTATGCGAAAGAGCTTAGGGAGACAAATCCTGGGAGTACTCTTACATTGAAGGTTGAAAAGCCCGACATGCATTCTAAGGCATTATTTGAGAGAATGTACATCTGTTTTGCTGCATGTAAAAAAGGCTTTCTTGATGGATGTAGGAAAGTTATGGGATTAGATGGTTGCTTTTTAAAGGGAATTTGTAAAGGGGAGATATTGTGTGCCATTGGAAGGGACGCAAACGACCAGATGTTCCCAATTGCATGGGCGGTTGTGAGAATTGAGAGAGGAGACACATGGACTTGGTTCTTGACAAGTTTGATGTATGACCTCAACATAACAGACACAAACGGACAAGGCTAG
- the LOC115748494 gene encoding uncharacterized protein LOC115748494 has product MVEYDEHAQALKKINPAAYHDLVLTEPKHWSRAFFTTEVKCDIVDNSLCEAFKGRIIEAKCKSIYSMLEDMKIMTMTRMHTQRDACARWRRDCGPRIIKKLEENRVGAIYYCIIWNGDAGYEVMDKGVKYVVDVFKRDCTCGRWQLTGIPCIHAISAINYRQDDAYDYVDECYKNTKFLAAYQNMMMLVRGEKFWKKTYKEAPDPLPARVKPGRRKQKRRREEGEVTRGIRTSRRGMKMTCQSCSKIGHNSLTCPTKKARTVASQTQLSRKKISVNQRTSEGASGSVGETPIASAALGTPISHGSLV; this is encoded by the exons ATGGTGGAGTATGATGAACATGCTCAGGCattgaagaaaatcaatccCGCTGCGTATCATGACTTGGTTCTAACAGAGCCAAAGCATTGGAGCAGGGCTTTCTTCACTACCGAGGTTAAATGTGATATAGTTGATAACAGCTTGTGTGAGGCATTCAAAGGAAGAATCATAGAAGCCAAGTGTAAGTCTATTTACAGTATGTTGGAAGATATGAAGATAATGACAATGACAAGAATGCATACACAAAGGGATGCTTGTGCTCGATGGAGAAGGGACTGTGGTCCaagaatcataaaaaagttggaagaaaaTAGAGTTGGTGCGATTTACTATTGCATAATATGGAATGGTGATGCTGGATATGAGGTGATGGATAAGGGTGTTAAGTACGTGGTTGATGTGTTCAAGAGAGATTGTACTTGCGGGAGGTGGCAACTTACTGGCATCCCTTGTATCCATGCCATTTCAGCTATAAATTATAGGCAAGATGATGCATATGATTATGTAGATGAGTGTTACAAGAATACAAAGTTCTTAGCTGCATATCAAAATATGATGATGCTAGTTCGAGGagagaaattttggaaaaaaacttaCAAGGAGGCACCCGATCCTCTTCCGGCCAGGGTGAAGCCTGGTAGGcgcaaacaaaaaagaagaagggaggaaGGTGAGGTCACACGTGGTATTAGGACGTCGAGGAGAGGAATGAAGATGACTTGTCAAAGTTGCTCGAAGATAGGGCACAACAGTTTGACATGTCCAACTAAGAAGGCTAGGACTGTGGCATCACAAACACAATTAtctaggaaaaaaatttcg GTTAATCAACGTACTAGCGAAGGTGCAAGTGGAAGTGTTGGTGAGACACCAATTGCTAGTGCTGCTCTTGGGACCCCAATATCTCATGGAAGT TTGGTGTGA